A window of Capsicum annuum cultivar UCD-10X-F1 unplaced genomic scaffold, UCD10Xv1.1 ctg4209, whole genome shotgun sequence contains these coding sequences:
- the LOC124891880 gene encoding uncharacterized protein LOC124891880, with protein sequence MTDNGANFNSGLMREIRKRFNSSHRNSMAYRPQMNGAVKAANKNIKRILRKIAGGDREWNEKLPYALLGYRTTIRTSTGETPYMLVYGSEAVIPAEVEIPLLRVIQEVGLDDAKWIRSRIEKLMLIDEKRLDAVCHGQLYQNRMIKVFNKKVKPHRFTPGQLVLKKIFPHQSEAKGKFAPNWQGPYIVHRVLSGGAVILVEMDGTVSTKPINSDVIKKYYI encoded by the coding sequence ATGACAGATAATGGAGCCAATTTTAATAGCGGCCTAATGAGAGAGATTCGCAAAAGGTTTAATAGCTCTCATCGAAATTCCATGGCGTATCGACCACAAATGAATGGAGCAGTTAAAGCTgcaaacaagaatatcaagaggaTTTTGAGGAAGATAGCGGGCGGTGATAGGGAATGGAATGAGAAGTTGCCATATGCTCTACTTGGATATCGCACCACAATCAGAACTTCTACTGGGGAAACTCCCTACATGTTGGTTTATGGGTCGGAAGCAGTGATACCTGCCGAAGTAGAGATACCTTTATTGAGAGTCATTCAGGAAGTTGGTCTAGACGATGCTAAATGGATTCGTAGCAGGATTGAGAAGTTGATGCTCATTGACGAAAAGAGATTGGATGCAGTCTGTCATGGTCAACTCTATCAAAATAGAATGATCAAGGTGTTCAACAAGAAAGTCAAGCCTCATCGATTCACACCGGGACAGTTAGTATTGAAGAAGATATTTCCTCACCAAAGTGAAGCCAAAGGAAAATTTGCAccaaattggcaaggtccttACATAGTTCACAGAGTACTCTCAGGAGGAGCAGTAATCCTCGTAGAAATGGATGGCACAGTAAGTACAAAGCCGATCAACTCAGACGTCATCAAGAAGTACTATATTTGA
- the LOC124891881 gene encoding uncharacterized protein LOC124891881 has product MAEYEACILELRMAVDMDIKELLVIKDLDLLIHQVQGELTTKNVKIFPYVQCVKELSKRFTKIEFKHVPQIQNEFADALATLYSMIQHPDKNYIDPIKVEIHDQQAYCIHVDEEPDGKPWYYNIKRLLGAGGYPEGATDK; this is encoded by the coding sequence ATGGcagaatatgaggcttgcattctCGAGCTTAGGATGGCAGTAGACATGGACATTAAAGAGCTATTGGTGATAAAAGATTTAGATTTGTTGATCCATCAAGTGCAAGGAGAATTGACCACCAAGAATGTCAAAATCTTTCCTTATGTGCAATGTGTTAAGGAATTGAGCAAAAGGTTTACGAAGATTGAATTCAAGCATGTCCCTCAAATTCAAAATGAGTTTGCCGACGCCTTGGCGACACTATATTCAATGATTCAGCATCCAGATAAGAATTACATCGATCCCATCAAAGTAGAGATACATGACCAACAAGCCTACTGTATCCATGTAGATGAAGAACCAGATGGAAAGCCATGGTACTACAACATTAAGAGATTACTCGGAGCAGGAGGATATCCAGAAGGCGCTACTGACAAATAG